From the genome of Scytonema hofmannii PCC 7110, one region includes:
- a CDS encoding CIA30 family protein — translation MTLINSTKASAENSNFEDPKQALLTIEAPWVVKTDKTERPSVGSSEATFLDAGNELQFQGTLATISGNEGLVGFAFIETPVFLDLTGYKYIEFYAKSQAPKVVYTLKIKDDQEEQSPGTLTFEQEFVVGTEWTRVKLPVSHFQPKIRGKLANTFELHLSQVRSLSFQINRSNQEVGSPIPLEFALDISSKVYLTNQD, via the coding sequence TTGACTTTGATAAACTCTACTAAAGCAAGCGCAGAAAACAGCAATTTTGAAGACCCCAAACAAGCCCTATTAACTATTGAGGCTCCTTGGGTAGTCAAGACTGATAAAACAGAAAGACCATCAGTTGGTAGCAGTGAGGCGACATTCCTTGATGCAGGTAATGAATTGCAATTTCAGGGTACACTTGCTACTATCTCTGGGAATGAAGGACTTGTGGGGTTTGCATTTATAGAAACACCTGTCTTTTTAGACTTAACAGGATATAAGTACATTGAGTTTTATGCTAAGTCTCAAGCTCCTAAAGTCGTTTATACGTTAAAAATAAAAGATGACCAAGAAGAGCAAAGTCCTGGTACCCTCACATTTGAGCAAGAGTTTGTTGTTGGGACAGAATGGACAAGGGTGAAACTTCCTGTGAGTCACTTTCAACCTAAGATTAGGGGGAAACTTGCTAATACTTTTGAGTTGCATCTGTCTCAAGTGCGATCGCTTTCTTTTCAAATTAATCGCAGCAACCAAGAAGTCGGTTCACCAATCCCACTTGAGTTTGCTTTAGATATAAGTTCTAAGGTATATTTAACAAATCAAGATTGA
- a CDS encoding ribbon-helix-helix domain-containing protein, whose product MTTLNISLPDSMRAFVEEQVKQKGYDTATEYIHHLIRQEQENVERKRLESLLLEGLDSGEPIEVSEEWWDNKREELMQRLHQEKP is encoded by the coding sequence ATGACTACCCTGAACATCTCGCTACCTGATTCAATGCGGGCATTTGTAGAAGAACAAGTCAAACAAAAAGGTTATGATACAGCAACTGAGTATATTCACCATTTGATTCGCCAAGAACAAGAAAATGTTGAACGCAAACGTTTAGAAAGTCTTTTACTGGAAGGTTTAGACAGTGGCGAACCAATTGAAGTGAGCGAGGAGTGGTGGGACAACAAACGCGAAGAACTGATGCAGCGCTTGCACCAAGAAAAACCATGA
- a CDS encoding CocE/NonD family hydrolase encodes MYKVLPKQTSSVLMRDGIRLDADVYRPDAEGEFPVLLMRQPYGRAIASTVVYAHPTWYAAHGYIVVIQDVRGRGTSEGEFQLFTHEIEDGEDSVNWAAKLPGSTGEVGMYGFSYQGMTQLYAAATKPQALKTICPAMIGYDLYTDWAYEGGAFCLESNLSWAIQLATETARLRKDEKAYHALRAAYRNLPLYDRNPTLPEVLQNFAPDSFYHDWLAHSQPDEYWEKLSPKTYFQNVDLPMFHIGGWFDTYLRGTMHLYKDMAARSQYRQQLLVGPWAHLPWGRRVGAVDFGIDAASPVDEMQIRWFDQFLKGIDTGLLEEPPVCLFEMGSDRWRKFDSFPDTTHKNYYLSSQGLSSIRENSGILTNYHSPLPTPYSPLPSSDVLVHDPWRPVPSLGGHAAMGAGSFERSHIDCRSDVLTYTSEVLEEDLYLVGDIIVEVWCSADKPSYDLCAVLSQVYSEGRVYNVTQGYLRCDGSNFTKRKIQLQTTCVRIARGNSFRLSLSAACFPAYAMNPGNGSSLGMEAEVITLMVSCGGETRLQIFLPLNLSYVYLYTVRSSSNSLSVVPST; translated from the coding sequence ATGTATAAAGTCCTCCCCAAACAAACTTCATCGGTGTTAATGCGCGATGGCATACGACTTGATGCGGACGTATACCGTCCCGATGCAGAAGGAGAATTTCCCGTACTGTTGATGCGACAACCTTATGGAAGAGCGATCGCATCCACGGTTGTTTATGCCCATCCCACTTGGTATGCGGCTCATGGGTATATTGTTGTTATTCAGGATGTACGGGGAAGAGGGACATCAGAAGGAGAATTTCAGCTGTTTACCCATGAAATTGAAGATGGCGAAGACTCAGTAAACTGGGCGGCAAAACTACCAGGGAGTACGGGTGAAGTTGGGATGTATGGTTTCTCTTACCAAGGAATGACGCAACTCTATGCGGCGGCTACCAAACCACAAGCGTTAAAAACCATTTGCCCTGCGATGATTGGTTACGATTTATATACAGATTGGGCGTATGAAGGCGGTGCATTCTGCTTGGAGAGCAATCTTTCCTGGGCAATTCAGCTAGCCACGGAAACAGCCCGTTTGCGAAAGGACGAAAAAGCCTACCATGCTTTGCGTGCTGCTTATCGCAATCTACCTTTGTACGATCGCAACCCCACTCTTCCAGAAGTTTTACAGAATTTTGCCCCTGACTCGTTTTATCACGATTGGTTAGCTCATTCTCAACCCGATGAATACTGGGAAAAACTTTCACCCAAAACCTACTTCCAAAATGTTGATTTGCCTATGTTCCATATTGGGGGGTGGTTTGATACTTACTTACGCGGTACGATGCATTTATATAAGGATATGGCAGCACGGAGTCAATATCGCCAACAACTGCTAGTAGGACCTTGGGCGCATTTGCCTTGGGGTCGCAGAGTTGGTGCTGTTGATTTTGGTATTGATGCAGCCAGCCCTGTAGATGAAATGCAAATCCGGTGGTTTGACCAATTTCTCAAAGGTATAGATACGGGGTTGCTAGAGGAACCGCCTGTTTGCTTGTTTGAAATGGGTAGCGATCGCTGGCGCAAATTTGATAGTTTTCCCGATACAACACATAAAAATTACTATTTGTCAAGCCAAGGACTCAGTAGCATTCGAGAAAATTCCGGAATTCTCACCAATTATCATTCCCCACTCCCTACTCCCTACTCCCCACTCCCCAGTTCTGACGTTCTAGTTCATGACCCTTGGCGACCGGTTCCATCCCTGGGGGGTCATGCAGCAATGGGTGCGGGTTCCTTTGAGCGATCGCACATTGATTGTCGTTCTGATGTTCTCACTTATACGAGTGAAGTGTTAGAAGAAGATTTGTATTTGGTTGGCGATATTATTGTTGAAGTTTGGTGTAGTGCGGATAAACCCAGTTACGATTTATGTGCGGTGCTGTCACAAGTGTATTCTGAAGGACGGGTTTACAACGTGACTCAAGGCTATCTTCGTTGTGATGGTAGCAACTTTACCAAAAGAAAAATTCAATTGCAGACTACCTGTGTCAGAATTGCCAGAGGAAACTCCTTCCGCTTGAGTTTGAGTGCAGCCTGTTTCCCTGCATACGCGATGAATCCCGGTAATGGATCGTCATTGGGGATGGAGGCGGAAGTTATTACATTGATGGTAAGTTGTGGGGGAGAGACGCGATTGCAAATCTTCCTACCACTAAACCTAAGTTATGTGTATTTATATACCGTCAGATCTTCATCAAATTCCTTATCGGTTGTTCCTAGTACTTAG
- a CDS encoding XisI protein has protein sequence MEKLELYRTYIKQLLSDYASLSPLDGEAETELIFDTERDCYQVVHTGWKNRRPMYGCVLHLDIKGEKIWIHHDGTEIGIADELVKLGVPKSDIVLAFHEPLVRQYTGFAVG, from the coding sequence ATGGAAAAACTAGAACTTTATCGCACTTATATAAAACAACTATTAAGCGATTATGCCAGTCTCAGCCCATTAGATGGAGAAGCTGAAACTGAACTGATTTTCGATACTGAGCGCGATTGCTATCAAGTTGTTCATACAGGATGGAAGAATCGACGACCCATGTATGGTTGTGTTTTGCATCTAGATATTAAAGGTGAGAAAATTTGGATACACCATGATGGCACAGAAATTGGTATTGCTGATGAGTTGGTAAAGTTGGGAGTCCCGAAATCAGATATTGTTTTAGCATTTCATGAACCTTTAGTGAGACAATATACTGGGTTTGCAGTGGGTTAA
- a CDS encoding cupin domain-containing protein has product MRATRCVIPVVKSPKDYQAYRISPNDSNRLAIVFDPASANTSLTCCVEIFDVGGKTPPNRHQMAVEMFFVLKGEGVAMCDGKTVPIKAGDSLLVPPTGTHMIKNTGSSRLYTLTVMVPNEDFAELIRSGTPVTLDEEDMSVLGRVDTLAL; this is encoded by the coding sequence ATGCGTGCTACTCGTTGTGTCATTCCTGTCGTTAAGTCTCCGAAAGATTACCAAGCTTATCGGATTAGTCCTAACGACTCAAATCGATTAGCGATCGTCTTCGATCCAGCTAGCGCCAATACTTCCTTAACATGTTGTGTAGAAATTTTTGATGTTGGTGGCAAAACCCCCCCCAACCGCCATCAAATGGCAGTAGAAATGTTTTTTGTTCTGAAAGGGGAAGGAGTCGCCATGTGTGATGGCAAAACTGTTCCCATTAAAGCCGGAGATAGTTTATTAGTTCCACCTACAGGGACTCATATGATTAAGAATACAGGTTCCAGTCGCTTGTATACGTTGACTGTTATGGTTCCCAATGAGGATTTTGCCGAACTAATTCGCAGTGGTACACCAGTGACATTAGATGAGGAAGATATGTCAGTACTTGGTAGAGTAGACACTTTAGCACTATGA
- a CDS encoding amidohydrolase — MNFTIQNVSIATDDDYVTVDVQVIDGTIAKVAPHLEVVGSAVNGENKLLLPGFVNAHTHSSEMWQRGAIPPLPLELWLAELYDFAPLDTEKVYLTALSTAVETLLSGGTSVVDHLILIPGQELETIATAVRAYREVGIRAFVAPLIQDESLTAGIPSGETEQTHDPYFRSTTATLELIEEAVRQFHRPDEGMNILVAPTGIQLCSDALFEGCSELSDRYNLCRHSHLLETKAQEKLAREKYGCTAVEHLKRIGYLDYRTTLAHCVHLTDDDIAILAKTKSTVVHNPLSNLRLGSGIAPILKYRQAGVNVSFGCDGASSNDSQDLLEAIKIGSILHNVTDLDYQHWITPRQSVEMASLGGAKGLNVADTLGAIAVGKKADLVLYDLTSLSLLPRTDPIGLLILGRPTNVVHSIWVNGKQIVADGQVTNINVEELRQQLFNHSQWHANRKSQTVAQIEAHYRAVMGL, encoded by the coding sequence GTGAACTTCACTATCCAGAATGTCTCGATTGCCACTGATGATGATTATGTCACCGTAGACGTGCAAGTTATAGACGGAACTATAGCTAAGGTAGCACCTCATTTAGAAGTTGTTGGTAGTGCAGTTAACGGTGAGAATAAATTACTACTACCGGGATTCGTCAATGCCCACACTCACTCCTCAGAAATGTGGCAACGAGGAGCCATTCCACCTTTACCATTAGAATTATGGCTGGCAGAACTGTATGATTTTGCACCTCTCGATACAGAAAAAGTTTACTTAACTGCTCTCAGTACGGCAGTAGAAACTCTATTATCGGGTGGTACAAGTGTAGTCGATCATCTCATACTTATTCCAGGACAAGAGTTAGAAACAATTGCAACGGCTGTTCGCGCTTATCGAGAAGTTGGTATCCGCGCCTTTGTTGCACCCCTCATTCAAGATGAATCCCTGACGGCGGGTATACCATCTGGGGAAACCGAGCAAACACACGATCCCTACTTTCGCTCAACCACAGCAACATTAGAACTCATAGAAGAAGCTGTCAGACAGTTTCACCGTCCGGATGAGGGGATGAATATTCTCGTTGCTCCTACAGGAATACAATTGTGTTCCGATGCTTTGTTTGAGGGGTGTAGTGAGTTAAGCGATCGCTACAATCTTTGCCGTCACTCCCACTTACTGGAAACCAAAGCACAAGAAAAACTCGCCCGAGAAAAATACGGTTGTACTGCTGTCGAGCACTTAAAGCGCATTGGTTACCTAGACTATCGCACCACATTAGCCCATTGCGTCCACCTCACAGACGATGACATTGCGATCCTTGCCAAAACAAAATCCACAGTTGTACACAATCCTTTAAGTAACCTGCGTTTGGGCAGTGGCATTGCTCCTATTTTAAAATACCGTCAAGCTGGGGTAAACGTATCTTTTGGTTGCGATGGAGCTTCTAGCAACGACTCCCAAGACTTACTGGAAGCAATCAAAATAGGTTCCATATTACATAACGTTACAGATTTAGATTACCAGCACTGGATTACACCCCGTCAGTCAGTAGAAATGGCATCCTTAGGCGGTGCAAAAGGACTGAATGTAGCAGATACACTGGGTGCGATCGCTGTAGGTAAGAAAGCCGATTTGGTATTGTACGATCTCACCAGCTTATCGCTCTTACCACGTACAGATCCCATTGGCTTATTAATTCTCGGTCGTCCTACCAACGTTGTACATAGTATATGGGTAAATGGCAAGCAGATCGTTGCTGATGGACAAGTCACCAATATTAACGTTGAGGAGTTACGACAGCAGTTGTTCAACCACAGTCAATGGCATGCAAATCGTAAATCTCAAACCGTTGCCCAAATTGAAGCACATTATCGGGCAGTAATGGGATTATAG
- a CDS encoding DMT family transporter, which yields MTLLNDCDRSTQKGLHSLGVILLVAASLIWGTTFPLIKNAIASLSPSAILASRFVVAAVVLAPYLRRLNAKLIRDGFILGLVLFASFATQTMALETVHANRAAFVSSLTVVIVPLLGLAIGQRVLLKTLLAAIVAITGIGVMSWESGQFSMGDFLLFGNAFIYAVYILILEKVTHRHPTLSLTAVQVLVIAVLGMLWAAPELVGQIHAISTNLSAVLYLGLIATAATVLIETMSQRWVSAQEAALFYTLDPVFSAVISFLLLGETLGVRGLVGATLVLAAMVLSQGGGKDTQNNREIATLYIPFTAREDDSRLSPLTVSLHSETRQLVELGKNDHSLLSLSSASSASSAVYQKN from the coding sequence ATGACACTATTAAATGACTGCGATCGATCTACACAAAAAGGCTTGCACTCTCTTGGTGTCATCCTGCTAGTTGCCGCATCCTTAATCTGGGGGACAACATTTCCACTGATTAAAAATGCCATCGCTAGTCTTTCACCCTCTGCAATACTCGCAAGCCGCTTTGTTGTAGCTGCAGTAGTATTAGCTCCATACTTGCGCCGCCTGAATGCTAAATTAATCCGCGACGGATTTATCTTAGGACTGGTACTCTTCGCCTCCTTTGCTACCCAAACAATGGCACTTGAGACGGTACACGCAAATCGGGCGGCATTTGTTAGTAGCCTGACCGTTGTGATAGTACCGCTTTTGGGTTTGGCGATCGGTCAGCGCGTACTGCTGAAAACTTTGTTGGCGGCGATCGTTGCCATAACTGGCATTGGAGTCATGTCATGGGAAAGCGGACAGTTCAGCATGGGTGATTTCTTGTTGTTCGGTAATGCATTCATCTACGCCGTCTACATCCTGATTCTTGAAAAAGTTACACACCGCCACCCAACCCTTTCACTTACCGCCGTTCAGGTCTTAGTTATAGCAGTGCTTGGTATGCTTTGGGCAGCACCCGAACTAGTTGGACAAATCCACGCAATCAGTACAAACTTAAGTGCAGTTCTTTACCTTGGTCTAATTGCCACTGCTGCCACCGTCTTGATAGAGACAATGAGCCAGCGCTGGGTTTCCGCTCAAGAAGCAGCCCTATTTTACACACTCGATCCAGTGTTCTCAGCCGTTATCTCGTTTCTACTACTTGGTGAGACACTTGGAGTTCGCGGTTTGGTTGGAGCAACTCTAGTTTTAGCCGCAATGGTATTAAGCCAAGGCGGAGGTAAGGACACACAGAACAATAGAGAGATTGCTACGCTGTACATTCCTTTTACAGCCCGCGAGGACGACTCTCGCTTGTCACCACTTACAGTCTCATTACATTCCGAAACACGTCAGTTAGTTGAATTAGGGAAAAATGACCATTCTCTGCTCTCTCTTTCCTCTGCGTCCTCTGCGTCCTCTGCGGTTTATCAAAAAAATTAA
- a CDS encoding type II toxin-antitoxin system RelE/ParE family toxin, with product MTLRIFITPKANLDIDDLFNYIAQNNPDAALRFFDATRNTIAKLAQTPGLGSIYYVNTPRLQGLRKWGVKGFEKSLIFY from the coding sequence ATGACACTGCGGATTTTCATCACTCCCAAAGCAAATCTTGATATTGATGATTTGTTTAACTACATTGCCCAAAATAACCCAGATGCGGCTTTACGTTTTTTTGACGCAACGCGAAACACTATCGCCAAGTTAGCGCAGACGCCCGGTTTGGGCAGTATTTATTATGTGAATACTCCTCGTTTGCAGGGCTTACGTAAATGGGGTGTTAAAGGTTTTGAAAAGTCTCTAATTTTTTACTAA
- a CDS encoding cysteine hydrolase family protein, whose protein sequence is MNVPLRNLGIAPNAWAVNQTFADITRPPQPPQPVILPTETKTLRLDLAKTAILVVDMQNDFCHPDGWLAHIGVDVTPARKPIEPLQTLLPALREKGVPVIWLNWGNRPDLLNISANVLHVYNPTGEGVGLGDPLPSNGAPVLMAGSWAAAVVDELEQLPQDIRVDKYRMSGFWDTPLDSILKNLGRNTLLFTGVNADQCVMLTLCDANFLGYDCLLIKDCTATTSPDYCWLATLYNVKQCFGFVTDSESILTALNNLNNQGG, encoded by the coding sequence ATGAATGTACCTCTTCGGAATTTAGGAATTGCACCAAACGCATGGGCTGTCAACCAGACGTTTGCAGACATTACTCGTCCTCCCCAACCCCCACAACCCGTTATCTTACCAACAGAAACTAAAACTCTGCGCCTTGACTTGGCAAAAACTGCCATTCTCGTCGTTGATATGCAAAACGACTTTTGTCACCCTGATGGTTGGTTGGCGCATATCGGTGTAGACGTTACCCCAGCACGCAAACCTATTGAACCGTTGCAAACTTTATTGCCTGCACTTCGGGAAAAAGGTGTTCCAGTCATCTGGTTGAATTGGGGCAATCGTCCCGACTTACTTAATATTAGTGCCAACGTACTTCACGTTTACAATCCTACAGGGGAAGGTGTTGGATTGGGCGATCCCTTACCTAGCAATGGCGCTCCAGTTCTGATGGCGGGTAGTTGGGCGGCGGCGGTAGTGGATGAATTGGAACAATTACCTCAAGACATTCGAGTCGATAAATACCGCATGAGTGGTTTTTGGGATACTCCCTTAGATAGTATCTTAAAGAACCTAGGTAGAAATACCCTATTATTTACAGGTGTTAATGCCGATCAGTGTGTCATGCTAACCCTATGTGATGCCAATTTCTTGGGTTATGACTGCCTGTTAATCAAAGACTGTACCGCCACAACTTCTCCTGATTACTGTTGGTTGGCAACACTGTACAACGTCAAGCAGTGCTTTGGCTTTGTCACTGATTCCGAATCTATTTTAACAGCACTGAATAACCTCAATAACCAAGGAGGATAA
- a CDS encoding Uma2 family endonuclease, whose protein sequence is MTQAIPKLLTHEEFMDWYPNNGVQYELHKGVIVEMAPPTGAHEKVIAFLSRKLTVEFDRLNLPYGIPKTAFVKTPDAESTYSPDILLLNLDNLINEPLFEKQSTVTQAVSVPLVVEVISTNWRDDYYDKFGDYEEMGIPEFWIADYAALGGKKFIGDPKQPTFSVCQLVGDEYQVTKFTGNDLIISPTFPNLKLTAQQVFDSAL, encoded by the coding sequence ATGACCCAAGCCATACCTAAATTACTAACCCATGAGGAATTTATGGACTGGTATCCCAACAACGGGGTACAGTACGAGCTGCATAAAGGAGTGATTGTTGAGATGGCACCGCCAACTGGAGCTCATGAAAAAGTTATCGCATTTTTATCACGCAAACTGACTGTGGAGTTCGACCGACTCAACTTACCTTACGGAATTCCTAAAACTGCATTTGTAAAAACTCCTGACGCCGAGTCTACTTACTCACCCGATATATTGTTACTAAATCTTGACAATCTCATCAACGAACCTCTTTTTGAAAAACAGTCAACGGTTACTCAAGCAGTATCTGTACCCTTAGTAGTCGAAGTTATTAGTACTAATTGGCGGGATGATTACTACGACAAGTTTGGAGACTACGAAGAAATGGGTATACCTGAGTTCTGGATTGCAGATTATGCAGCACTAGGGGGTAAAAAGTTTATTGGAGACCCGAAACAGCCGACTTTCTCAGTATGTCAACTTGTTGGAGATGAGTACCAAGTTACCAAATTTACAGGTAATGATTTAATTATTTCTCCCACCTTTCCTAACCTCAAACTCACCGCACAGCAAGTTTTTGATTCGGCTTTGTAA
- a CDS encoding NADP-dependent oxidoreductase, producing MKIGINRQFRLAVRPVGNIKESDFEYLEQPIPSPSDGEVLVRTIYLSLDPTNRIWMSDMPQYMPPVEIGHVMRGVVIGVVEESKNPNFQQGDLVSGVLGWQDYAIALGNTGKGITKLPHPLPAPLTAFTGPLGFTGYTAYFGLLDIGQPKAGETVVVSAASGAVGSVAGQIAKIKGCRVVGITGSDEKCQCLTQELGFDEAINYKTEDLETALARSCPNGIDVYFDNVGGSILDAVLTKVNLHARIPVCGLISTYNATEPVPGPYNFSQILMKRVRLEGFIILDYYPQLSLAIRDLGQWLNEGKLKYAVEIVEGLENAPSAILKLFDGNKKGKLVVKVSEEPTF from the coding sequence ATGAAAATAGGCATAAATCGACAGTTTCGCTTAGCAGTTCGTCCTGTTGGCAATATCAAAGAAAGTGATTTTGAGTACCTTGAACAACCAATTCCCAGTCCAAGTGATGGTGAGGTGCTAGTACGTACCATATATCTTTCGCTAGATCCTACTAATCGCATTTGGATGAGCGATATGCCACAGTATATGCCTCCCGTAGAAATTGGACACGTCATGCGCGGTGTTGTTATAGGTGTGGTAGAAGAGTCTAAAAATCCTAATTTTCAACAAGGGGATCTGGTTTCTGGTGTGCTTGGCTGGCAGGATTATGCGATTGCTCTTGGAAATACTGGAAAAGGAATCACAAAACTACCCCATCCTCTGCCTGCACCACTCACTGCATTTACCGGACCGCTTGGATTTACTGGTTATACGGCATATTTTGGGCTTTTAGACATAGGACAGCCCAAAGCAGGGGAAACTGTGGTGGTGTCAGCAGCCTCAGGTGCAGTTGGTTCTGTTGCTGGACAAATTGCCAAGATTAAGGGCTGCCGAGTCGTTGGTATAACTGGGTCGGATGAAAAATGTCAGTGCCTGACACAAGAGCTTGGTTTTGATGAGGCTATTAACTATAAAACAGAGGATTTGGAAACAGCGCTTGCGCGATCGTGTCCTAATGGAATCGATGTGTATTTCGATAATGTTGGCGGTTCTATCCTAGATGCTGTTTTAACCAAAGTTAATTTGCATGCACGTATTCCTGTATGCGGTTTGATTTCAACTTACAATGCAACAGAGCCTGTTCCCGGTCCGTATAATTTCAGCCAAATTTTAATGAAGCGAGTGCGCCTCGAAGGGTTTATTATCCTCGATTATTATCCTCAATTATCTCTTGCTATAAGAGATCTTGGACAATGGCTCAACGAAGGTAAACTTAAATATGCTGTTGAAATTGTCGAGGGTTTGGAAAATGCCCCATCAGCCATTCTAAAACTGTTTGATGGCAATAAAAAGGGAAAACTGGTCGTTAAAGTTTCAGAGGAACCTACATTCTAG